The nucleotide window GGTGAGACACTTCCACGTGGGGGAGGGCGGGGACTGGAAAGAGACGGAGGCCGCAGAAATCACGCGTCGCAGAGGCCCGGGGAAACACCGTGGGAAGAGAGCCCGCACAGACCTCCACGGCGAGCCCGGATCCGGGGCCCTGGAATCCCTCCGCCGAGCAGCAGGCCGCCGGCTCTGCAGGCTCGCGCAGCTGCGGCCGctcggcggggcggggcggggccgggggcggggccgcggccggggcggggccgggggcggggccgcggcggGCGGCGCGCGGGAGGCGCGGAGGGAGGGTGTCGCGCGGAGGGAAGCGGCCCGCGGCGGAGGGAGGGGAGCCCGAGTCCTGGAAGCGGAGCTCCGCGCTGGGACTGGTTCCTTCGCAGCCATTTTCTGTCCAACCAAACAGCCGATTGGAGACGGGAGCCAACCAGGGCTGCATTGGAGGTTTGTGTCTCGCTTCGGCCAATGATCGCTCCTAAACCGACTCCACTTTAGCTCGAATGAAATGTCCGTCTCCTCCCGGCGCCGTCCCCGCCGCCAACGCCGCCGCGGCCGGGGCACTCGcctcccgcccgcccgcccgggcCGGGGCTGCGGCCGGGCCGGCGCCTGCGAGGCCGCTCCCGCTGCGGGCCGGCGGGGAGCGGGCGCGGGCCGCGGCGCGGCTCTTTGTGCGCGGGGCCGAGGAGCGGCGGGACGCGGGCCAGGCCGCCTGCTGCTCGCCGCCGCCGGGCTCCGTGCCCGAGGCCGAGACGGGGGCGCCGGGGCACCGTCGGGCCCCGCTCTCGGCGGCGCCCCGCCGGCTCCATCTTGTGCGGGGAgccggccggggggcggggggccccggccctgcccctgccccggggcccggccGCCGCGCGGGACCCCCGGGGAGCGCCCCCCTTCCGCCCGCCCGGCCGCGGGGCCATGGCGGGCCGGGCCGCTTTGTCCGCCCCGGCAGCCCGGGCGCCgcgcggcgggcgggcggcgtTGGGCGCGGGCCCGGGGCCTGGGCCGGGCGAGCCGGGGGGCTGCGCGCCAGGGGCGTCCGGCCGGCGCGGGCGGGACTGACAGGTCGGCGGGCAGGGCCGTGGGGTCGGGGCCAGCCCGCGCACCTCCGTGCGAGGCCGTGGCGAGGAAGCGAGGTCGCCGGGGGGAAGGCATGGATTTGGTGTCCCCGCAGTCTGGCTTACACGTAAAGAATGCAGCCATCTGGCGGCTTGCGGTCCCTGGACTTGCCCCGAAGGTGGGAAGGCAGCCTTTCGGGTTGGGCTGAGGTTTTAATCTTAGGTGGGAGGCGGGGAGGGTATGCCGGGCCTTAGGAGCAGTAGTCTCCGAGAACAAAGAATTACAGAGCACCCACAAGTCGTAATCTCGCCCAGAGTACTGTAACAAGGTAATTTAAACAAGGTTAGGTAGCGTGCGACCTTTAAGAAAAAATAGCGTCCTGCTAAGACGCATGGACCGCACAGTTCCATGTTTCGTGGCCACGAATCACCGGGGTGGCTTGGGCTCTGTTAATATGGAAACTGATCAGCAACGTAAAGTGATGAGATAAACTGATCAATATAAGTGGCATTAATAAATAGGGGTTTTATTTGTAGAGTGTTGAAAGTTTAACCAGAATTCCTTAAAAGGCAATTATTCCTTCCCCGCACTGCTCCTGTAGCTTAATTTAAGGATCATATTGATGCAAAACTCTGGTTGTTGATGCCAAAGAATGGAGGGTGGAGGAAGGGTCTGCTGCTTTTCTTGGATACAGATTTGCATTTCTTCAAACATTAAACAGATGTATGCATTCCCTTGAGCTTTCACATATACCATAACCTGcctttaagaaaatatataccATATGAGGTGAGAGTGTTTTACTTTAATGTACTGAATCTAAATATATACTGACAACTATTTGGGGGAGTAATTGTGGTGAGCTGTGGCCCACCTCCCCAagcaaaatacataaatacatacagtTCCTATATTTTAAGTGTTCTGAGGATTTTCTTTCGAAGACAGCCTTAAAAAAATAACACTTCTGGCTACAAAGAAGGAATTTTCTGGGCAGTTTTGGGGTTAGAGgacaatatttgaaaagaaattagaaattgtTTTTAACATTATAGCAGAGTAGACATTGTCAGCCAGTCTTTGCTGCCTGGACCCTAATGagggcatttttaaaaaatccaattcaGTGGCTACAATTTTTTCTGCTATTTACTAGAATTCGTGCTTGAGTTCgtatcagtatttttttcttcctttaaaattaaCCCTGAAAGGATATGTTTTTGTCCCCCCAATTTACTTGTTTCacttgaaaaaaggaaaagagcaaaTGAGAAATGAAGATTATAATGTTGTAATTGACACCAGTTTATTCAGCTGTTTATGCCTTAGAGCAAGAATGAAGTGCTATTCAGATGCAATTTTAGTCCAAAATGGTGGtgctttaaaatgataaatgaagGTCTTAATTGGTTGTGTTGTTCTATGTATGTTCTCTGGGCAGCGTGTATCTTCTTTCTGGAAAAATCTGAGATATTTAATCTAAAAGCATTATACTCTGAGATAAATTTTTCTCCCCTTTTGAGCTTTTGGAATGCTGAATCTCACTCTAAAACATTAAGAAAACCATCACCAAAAAATTAAGTTGATAAGTAGAGTGTTTTGTGTCTTGGGTATTAATATTTTAAGGAGTTTAGATGTGTAATTTTTGGTCTCTTGCATATTATATAATTTGGTGTGTTGTGATGAATATTTATGATGAACATGACTAAATTCAGGGTTATGATGGAAAAGCAATCCCTCCCCCCTGCCATGGAATTAACTTTTTTTAAgttctccaaaatatatcttccaatttaacaaacatttattgggtgcCTGCTTTTGCACCATTTTATACCCATGCATTCCCATGAATAATAGTAGGTAAAATTATacgtgctttttaaaattttactgggAGGAAAGCCTGTAGGTTATATGTTTTTACTACTAATAGATGTTTATTTATCTCTAGATCGAAATTGGGCAAAGATTAGACACCTTTTTAGACAGGTGTTCTTAAACGCTACTGACAACACGAATCTGACAGTATTTCATGACAGTAAGTATGTTTTACCATTTTGTTGTTAATTAGATTTGAACAGTAATTAGCTGGAAACAAAATTATAACTGCTTTATGTTGGAGATTCCTGACAGAATGAATGCCTTTTAAGTCTAAACAGATAGTACCTCTACTCATTCCTGTTGCTTCCTTCTTTGTAGTGACTTGCATGTATTAAGTGTTTCCTGTGGGCCCCTAAGTGCTGTAGAAGCTACAGAGTGAAAAGCTTGTCACCACTCTTAAGAGGCTGTCTGTTAAGCTGGTAGGGCGTTAGCTGAATTGAATAATTAGAGGACAGTTATTTGTGGAATGGAAAACACTGGTTCTAAGGGTGGCACAGGTGAAGAGAAGAGAGGTGTGGTAGGCCTGGGTAGTTGGGAATGTCGTGGAGGGAGCCTGTAGGTCTCCAactgagccttgaaggatgagtgggATTTGGATAGGAGGAGGgaccaccaaaagcaaaagcctgAAGGTGGGATGAGTGACTTATGTTTAGAGGATGTGGGATAGACGTGCGTCGTCCAAGTGAGGATTTCACAGGGTAGTCTAGTGAAGAGATAGCATTTGGCCTGTCTGGATACTTAGTTCCGGATCTGTTACTATATCTGTGACCTCAGGCATGTCATACCCTCCTTGAGCCATGATTGCCTCACTCCTAAAATAAAAGAACTGCACCTGGGGATCCCTACGTAAGGCACATTCTAGCACTGAGATTTTTATCAGCCCTGAAGATAAGAGTTAAAAACACATTTAGTTAGATTAAGTGGTGGATCCACTCATGGAGAGCCATGAAAACTAGGTTTGGATTTGATGCCAAAGACCTTTAGAACCGTTATAGATTCAAGAGCTATAGAAGCAGTGTTTTAGGGAGATTAGTCTTAAAACAACATGTACCTTGGTAGGTTGGGTAGTAACCCAGTGGAAATAGAAAAGGTGGGGTATATCCAGAAGTCATTTTAAAACAAGTAACAGATTAGGTAGAGCTTGAAGGAGATGGAAGAACCGAAGAAGACACTAATATAATTAGCCTGGAAGAGTGAAAGGGTGGTATTATTCTTAATAGAATTGGAATAGTTGTAAAGGAGATCGAGGCACTCTCATCCATTGCCTCCTTGTAGGGGACGGGGAAGGTTTCATTTTTCAATATCTTAAGTTTGCAGTGATGGGATATCAACATGTTAAAGGCATGGCTTGCTTGAGTGGTAGGCAGGATATGGTTGTAGATTTAGGATTTATGAGCATAGAAGTGATATTTAATGAGTTCATTAAGAGaacaagggaagaaagagaaaacaataaccttggataaaaataataattaggaGGTGAGGAGGAAAGAATAAACCAGGAAAGAATATTGCTTTGGAACTCAAGAGAGAAGAGAATTCCAGACATAAATGTGGGGTCAGCAGTGGCCAGCACTGAAAAAAACAGTCAAGGAGGATGCAGGCAAGATCATTGGCAACTTCTAAGAGTGGTTCAGTGTCGAGTGGAAAAGCACATGTCACGGAGTTTAAATAGGAATGAAAAGCTGGGTAAGGACTGTCAGGGTGAGAATGAGGGCTAGACAAGTGTGTGGAGCAGAAGCAAGGTTTTATCTGTCTATCTGTACTTCTGTGTGTTTAATGAGAGAGTCTGAGTGTTTAAGGAAGAGTGAAGAAGCTGGTAAGGGGGACTGAAGATACATTAGAGAAGAGGAATCTTTGCATTACTTCTTATCTTCCATGAGATGAAAAGGAATGTGATCCAGGGAACAGGTAAAAGGGCTGATGTGAGAGAGAAAACCCTTTATGCCTGGAGAAAATGGTGAGAACTGTTTTTGAAGAGCAGTAATAACAAGGTTACGTTTGCTGAGTTCTTGCTGTGTAGCGTGCTCTTTGCTAAGTGCTTTGTATGCAGTGACTCCACTTCTCATAACAGTTGCATCTTAAACATGGAGAAGCTGAAGGACAGGGGGTGGTGAGTAAAgacacacagctgggaagtggggGCCTGGCTCCAGCCCAGGTGGTCTGTCCTCAGAGCCAGTGCTCCTGCTAGCTGGCCCCAAACCAGGGCGCATTTCTTACTGTTTTGCAAATACAGTGCTTGCTGGAGAAGCCACTTTAAATGTTTTCAATATATAATCAGTAGACTTAGAATTGAGAGGGGGCAAATCAAATATTTAGGCCTAAGGACTATATGAGAAACCGTCAGGAACAAATACTGTAAAGTACTTGGCATCGGGGACTCTGGATTTCAGTCCCATTTACCGTGTCACTTTTGGCAAGTCATTAGCCTCATGCAACCCCAGCTTTCTCACCTGCTTCACAGGGGCGTGAACTTGTATGAGATATTcagaaagtgttcaataaatgttaaacgTGTTAAAGAAGGCACTCTTGACTGCATTTGTGCAACAGATTATTAGTAGAGTTTAAATACTGCTACATCAAAAAATGGTAAAGATTTTTTGGCTTAGCCAGCTGACCATTTATTTCACACGGTATTTTAGAGAATAGTATTATCGGTTCAGCTAAATAATTAGAATAGtcagtaaaattaatttaatgtgcTGTAACTACTCTTTCTCCATATTTATCAGTTCCCTCTGATCTAATGATTCATCAGTGTACCCACTCTCTTGTCCTACGTGTTCTTCCCTCTTTGTTGTCTGGCTGGAATCCAACACTTGAGCTTCTCTGTTCTTACACCAGCCTGTAAGTGTCACAGCTGGACATACTGGTGCCACCGACATTCATGGTCACCAACTCCAGCTAGGCTCTCAGCATTGCCCAACCCTGCCGTTCCTTCCTTTCCCATTCTCTGCAGTGACAGCCATCTGTCTGCCCAGGGGTAAGAATCCCAGCATTATCCTTGGTCCTTCCTTTAGCTCTCAGTCGGTTACCAAGTGTTGATTTTACCTCCtaaaaagctctttagtctgctTCTCTTGCGCCTGGACCAGATCCTGGGAGTGATCGTCAGCTTGCCTGAATTCATGCCCTCACTGCAGCATAGGGTTCTTCTTGGTCTTCTGACCCCCTCGTGGCTCCCCTCCAGGTCATTTTCTACGCTGGACTGTAGCCagagtcatcttttaaaaaagaaatctgatttGCAGTCTTCTGCTAAAACTCTTCTTTGATTTGCTGTTGTCCACAAGGCACTGCCTGATCTAGCCTCTACTTAGCTGCTTCCAATCCCCCGATACTGTATTTCCCTGTTTGctttgcctggaacactcttttcCCATCTTTCTTTGCCTAACTGATTCCTATTCATCTCTCAGTCTCGGTTTAAATGTTATTTCCTAAGACAGCCTTCCTTGACTCCTCAGACTAGTGAGGTCCCTTTGGAATAAACTCCTAAAGCATATAACAAAACATCTTTGTTTTCCTTAGCACTTGGCACTAATAATTAGTTAATCATTTGTAATTATTTAATAgctatatataactatatataagtatatatgtacTGAGTACTCCTATTGTACTGTGAGAAGTCTTTACATGGTAAGTCCTGTTCTCATCCCACTTGCTCAAGGTCtcatagctagtaagtagcagggATTTCAAACCAGGTGATCCGATTCCAGAGCCTGTGCCTTGGAAGTACTAGTAGGCTACGCTCCCCACGCCTTCCTCCTGCCCCCAGTTTACGTAATATTTGTCTTCTCTGCAAGATGAGGACGGAGACCTTGTCTGTGTTGTTGACTGCTTCATTCCCAGCACATAGCACGGACCTGATAatacttggtaaatatttgttgattagcTTACTTACAATCTATAATCTGTTTCGTAAATTTTGATGGGAAGTTTTAGACCTAGAAGAAAAGCTTTGGA belongs to Diceros bicornis minor isolate mBicDic1 chromosome 25, mDicBic1.mat.cur, whole genome shotgun sequence and includes:
- the NFYB gene encoding nuclear transcription factor Y subunit beta isoform X1, which gives rise to MSVSSRRRPRRQRRRGRGTRLPPARPGRGCGRAGACEAAPAAGRRGAGAGRGAALCARGRGAAGRGPGRLLLAAAGLRARGRDGGAGAPSGPALGGAPPAPSCAGSRPGGGGPRPCPCPGARPPRGTPGERPPSARPAAGPWRAGPLCPPRQPGRRAAGGRRWARARGLGRASRGAARQGRPAGAGGTDRSAGRAVGSGPARAPPCEAVARKRGRRGEGMDLVSPQSGLHVKNAAIWRLAVPGLAPKIEIGQRLDTFLDRCS